The following proteins are co-located in the Gloeocapsa sp. PCC 7428 genome:
- the tatA gene encoding twin-arginine translocase TatA/TatE family subunit, giving the protein MFGLGWAEVGVIAIAAILIFGPKKIPEMGSALGKTLRGFKEELKGAQDEDLEQDQKDS; this is encoded by the coding sequence ATGTTCGGTTTAGGATGGGCAGAGGTAGGTGTGATTGCGATCGCTGCAATCTTAATTTTTGGTCCTAAGAAGATTCCAGAAATGGGAAGTGCCTTGGGTAAAACCTTGCGTGGTTTTAAAGAAGAGTTGAAAGGCGCGCAAGATGAGGATTTAGAGCAAGACCAGAAAGATTCTTGA